A window of Candidatus Neptunochlamydia vexilliferae genomic DNA:
CAGGAAGTAAATAGGCCGTAACAAAAGTGAACAGAGTTGTCCCGAAATGGCTCAAGATGTGAGATTATTGACCCTTTATGCAATAAGGGGAAGACAGAACAAAAGCTACGCTTTGATGAGTAGCCGTAGAATCTCCGGGATCTCAGCTGATGGCATGTTTACAAAAGATTGTGTGTGAACGTGGGAGACCCCTACTTGTCGGGAAGCCGTATCTTTCATTCAAGCCCATGAAGCGAGGTGGAAGAGAAGCAAATAGGGGAGTCAGACCGACTGATAGTACTCCGAGTTTAGGAAAGCTAAGCACATGGGGAAGCGGTCGGCAATTAAGGAAACTATCGAAGGAAACATGTTCCCTATGCAATGAGGGGGCGGGTCTTTCGTGCAAAAGAAAGGTAAATACCTCACATGAGAAAAGAAATCGATAGTGTAGCAGAAAGATCAACCTATTCTGTGAGACCTTAATTGAACAGCCCGTTGCCGGAAAACGGCACGGCGGGTTGTGTGGGGGTTGGAGCCGTCCACGGGACGGCTCCTTCTACCCGATAAATTCTGAAAAATCACTATTTTTTCTGGAATTACATGCAAAAAGAAATCCATCCTGGGGTATAGTGTATACTTTACAAACCTAACACAACCCCAGGAGGAGATCAATGTACCACACCCTATCACAGTATTGGAATAAAATTCAAGGCTCTCTTTTCCCCGAGCTTGAAGAGGAGCTTGGTCCTCTTACTGAAAAACAAATGCAGTTAATAAGTATACTTGAAATGGTTAGGATCGAACAATTCTTGACTTCATCCTTTGGCTGTGTAGGCCGACCTCCAAAAAATCGGCCCGCTCTCGCTAGAGCGTTTGTCGCAAAAAGCGTATACAATATGGCAACAACAACAGCATTGGTTGATAGATTGAAGTCAGACCTTTCGTTGTGCCAAATTTGTGGGTGGGAACAAAGAGGACAAGTTCCAGACGAATCAATTTTTTGTAGGGTTTTTGCTGAGTTTTCAGCATCAGAGCTCCCAAAGCGTGTTCATAATGCTCTGATCAAAAAGGTTTATGAAAACCGGATTATTGGGGATCTTTCTAGAGACTCAACATCTATTAATGCTAGAGAGAGGCCTGCCCCGAAAAAAAAGAAAAGCAAAAAAGCAAAGAAGAGAGGACGTCCAAAAAAAGGGGAGGAAGCCCCTAAAGAATTGAAACGCCTAGACCGACAGTTGAAGATGACCCAACAAGAACGGCTGAACGATCTCCCTAAAAACTGTGATGTAGGGGCAAAAGCCAATAGCAAGGGTAACCGGGAGTATTGGATAGGATATAAATGCCATATTGATACAGCCAATGGAGACATCCCGATAAGCTGCCTTGTAACATCAGCTTCTCTCCATGACAGCCAAGCTGCTATACCCCTAGCTGAAGAAACTGCTAGTAAAGTCACAAGCCTCTATGATCTGATGGACTCAGCTTATGACTGCCCTCAAATTATAGAACATAGCAAAAGCCTTGAGCATACTCCAATTATCGATGTAAATCCTCGTCGAGATGCTCTAGCTAAAGCAGAATTTAAAGCAGAAGCAAAAGCCCAAAAAACAGTCAATTGGAAGCCACCAGAAAAAATAAGATATAATCAGCGCTCATCCGCTGAAAGGGTTAACAGCCGCCTCAAGGATGACTTTGGCGGTAGAATGATTCGCGTTAGAGGTAATGTTAAAGTAGCCTGTCATCTTATGTTCGGTATTCTTGCACTGACTGCTGATGCTTTGCTAAATTTGGTTCGTTAAGAAGCTTAAGCTCCTTTATCAGAATACTTCATCCAACAGGAAAGAGCTTCCTCTTGCTCATAAACAGTCAATTTCAACATATATATTTTTTTAATTCGTCTAAACCAAGGCCGGCTGCTCAGCATTCGAGGTTTTTCAGATTTTTACTGATTTATGAACAGTTTTTCCGTTGAATTTTGCAATTGGCTCTGTTGAAAAACAAATTAAAATCTATACCATTTTATGGATGTTAGATTTTTTGTAAATAGATTTGTTACCTCCCCTGAGGGACTAATCTAAAGTCTCTTCTTTCATTTGATTTATTAGTGTGGGTTCCTCTTTTCTCTGCATAGAGTTTCCCATCGCATGAAGAGAGATACACTTCTCGTCCATCCTCTAACGATAGATTCACATATCCTTGCCCAGCTGGTTTAATCCTAAAGGAACGCCTATCTGAGGAAGTATTGGAATAAGTGCCTCTATTTTGTGCATATAGGGTGTGAGTGCTCGCAGACGTAACGTAAAGCTCTCGACCATCTTGCAGTTTGAATTCAAAGTACTCTTTTTGTCCATCTATGGGGACAATCCTAAAGTTTCTTCGTTTCGGATCTGTATTGGTGTGGGTATTTCTCTTTTCTGCATAGGGGGTTCTGTCTGCAGATGAAACATAGAGCTCTCTTCCTGTTGGGAGCTCTAAACACCAAATATAATTTTGGGCCTTTATAGCAAGACTCCTGATTTCACTCACACTGCTCATGTAAGGAGTTTGTATCATTCTAAATGCTCGCCTTGATTCGTCAGTGTTTGTACAAGTATCCCGCTTCTCCGCATAAAACTTATTATCAGCTGAGGAGCGATAGATATCCCGTCCATCACTTAGTGTTAGGCGGACATGACCATCTATTCTAGACTTGGTAATTTTAAACCGCCTCCTTGCAGTAGCTTTATTCGTATGAGCTCCTCTTTTTTCCGCATAGAGCTGATTGTTTCTAGAGGAAACATAGAGGTTTCGGCCATCTACAAAGTCGAACTCAAAAAGGCCGCTTCCGACTTGAGTAACCGTGAGCTCTTTACTTGCATTGGAAGCAGACAGAGAGTCTGAAAATTTAGAAAAAATACTTCCATTACTTTGATATAGATATCCATTGTGTTTCCCACTACTGGATCCACTGCTAAAGACAGCATAACTCCTTGACTTTAACTCATCGATTTGCTCCTGAAGATGCTTGAATTCATCACCAAACCTCTTTTCGATCTTCTCTAAGATGCGGTCCTCTAATTCATCGCCTTTTTTATCGATCTTTTTATCAATGAGTATCATCAATTTTAAGGATTCAATTTTTTTTTGAGTTTCTTTAATCTTTTTTGGCCATATATTAGTTCCCTTTGCGAGGTTTATACTAAATTCAGCAAGGCCACGTCTTGTTTTATACTCGTTAACTTTTTTGAGGCTAGGATATGATGCCCATTCTTTAAGCATCATTTTATCAAGGTGTTTTATTTCTCTTTCAGATTTTTTAATCGAATCTAAAGCTTTTTGATTCCAGTCACTATACCGTTTAAGGTCTTTTTCTAACTGTATAAGTTGCATTTGATTTGAATTTGTTTGTGTAATTGCTGACATAATTTTCTCCTTTTAAATTGTTTGTTTATTGAAGGACTAACTTAAAGTCTCTTCTGTTACTTTCTTTATTGGTATGGGTTCCCCGTTTTTCTGCGTATAGTTTGCCGTCTGCTGATGAGACATAAACTTCTCTTTTGTCCCCGAGCGATAGGTTGACGCAACCTGATTGAGCGGGAGTAATTTTAAATCTCCTTCGATTTGGACTGGTATTTGTGTATGCATCTCTTTCTTCTGCAAATAAGCAATGGCTTGCAGCAGAAGTGATATAAAGCTCTCTTCCATCGTGAAGTCTGAGCTCAAAGTATCCTTCTTTCCCCGATGCAGGATTGATCTTGAAGCTCCTTCTATCACGGGCTTTATTGGTGTGGGTATCTCTCTTTTCTGCATAGGGAATTCTGTCTGCAGATGAAACATAGAGCTCTCGTTCTGTAGGAAGTTCTAGGGTCCAGTACCTCTTTTGATACTTTTTTATCATGGCATTGATCTGACTGGCACGATCCATCAATGGAGTTCTTTCTAGTCTAAAGTTTCTTAAGGAAGAAACTTTATTTGTCTCCTGTCCACGCTTTGCCGCTTTTAGCTTATTCCCTTCTTTTGAAGATATATGAAGCTCCCTTCTATCCTGTAAAGAGAAGGTAAAATACCCACTTCCAGCATAAGTAGCTTTAAATCTCCGTCTTTCAGATTCAGTGTTGGTGTGTGTTCTCCTTGTTTCAGCATATAAGGTGCTATCTGCGGAAGAGATGTAAAGGTTTTTTCCGTTTAAGAGGTCGATTTCAAAGTACCCCTTTTGGTTTCTGACCGGAATGAGTTTAAATTCTCTTCTAAAAGCTGAGGTATTTGTATAAGCATCTCGCTTTTCAGCGTAGGGTATGCTGTCAGCAGAAGAAACATACAGCTCTTTATCCGCTTGATTTCTAAAGCGGAAGAGGTAGTCTTTGCTTTGCTGAATGAGTTTATCAATCGGTGAAGCGGAGTCTATAGACCTAGCGGCATGGTTATTGCTTGACCCAGGTTTATTTATACCAGAAGATTCTGGGTGCTTATAAGAAAAATCGGCTACTTGACGTGTCATAACCTGGGTAAGGATCTTTTTATAAGCCGTTGTTTTTTCAGATTCATGCTCCATAAGTGCTTGTCCAATGGAAGATCTAAGTTCCATAAGCTTTCCCAGCAATTCACGCTGCTGATAAAGAGGGCGGTTGACTTGATGGTAGGTAGGCAAAGGAGCATAGGAAGAATTTCCTTTATCTGGCGAGAAGCTAATAAACCACTGTTTATTTATCCTTCTATATCCACAGTGCGAACCGAGAACACGTTTAAATATATCTTCCCGATCACCCTTTAATGCATTCCCATATCTCAGTGGAAGAGAGCTGGTTTTTTCCCTAATGTACTCAACGATAAAGTTGTCAAAAAAGGGGTGGTTTCCTCCTTTGATTTGTGCTGTAACAAGGTCTCTTGCTTCTTTAAACTTATGGTGACCAGGACCTTCCGCTAAAATAGGAATGATATAGGGAAGGACTCTATCTCCTCCAAGGAGAGTCTGTTGAGCAATTGTTACTTCAATAAGTTTTTGAAGCTGCTTGAGGATGATTGTTGCACGAGCTCCTGGACGACTAGAGAGAAGCTCTTCAAAGGTAAACAGCCTCCCTCCACTTTTTATAAAAGGAAGGTATTTTTGCATTTTTAAAAGAAGCTCAGAAAACTCAATCACTGTTTCTGGAACTAAATAGTTATATAAGTGGTTGTATACATGTTTGGCATGTTCCAATGAACCGATAGCTTTTTGTTCTGCACTTCTGAATCGATCTTCCCTTTGCTTAAGCCCCTTGTAAGATTTCATTGGAATGAGTAGAGGACTAACATCCCGCCTTGGTCCTTCTGTTAGAAGCTCTTTTTTGAAGAAGCTAATCAAAGGCTGCCATACACACTTATCAAACTTAAGATATGCATCAAGTTGGACTTTATTTTCATTTTCACTTGAGATGGCAAAAAACTTATAGTCATGGCTCAGTGCGCTTTCAAATGCATCAACTGCATTCAGTAGCTTTCTTCCATTTTTATCAGTCACCATAAAACGGTGTAGGCCCTCATAGGAGGTAAAGCGTCCCTCGATAAAATCATACTCTTGAGGAGTTACCTCAAGGCCTTTAAAAACTGCATGAGCATCTCGTATTAACTTAAAGTGGTTATAGACGTTTAACCTTATGCCAAAAAAAATGTACTCTTTAATCTGAGAAATCTCTTTTAGAATATTTTTTTCCGTCTGTTCGATCTGCTGGCTGACAAGCTCGATCCGCTTATAAATTTTATGTTGTCCTTCCATAAGTTGATTCAGGGCTGTGAACATTTTCTGCTGGTTTTTCATAATCTTTTGTTGCCCCTCGGAAAGAGCATTTAGCCCTTTAAAGACTTGATCGAATTGGTTCATAATTTGCTTATGGCGGACCGCTGCAACATCAGGCCCTTTCTTTCCTATCAGCCCGAATAGTGACTGGGCTGCTCCCATAAAGTTTCCAGTCATCGCGTGGATAGCAATGTTACCCACTTGCATCCCAACCTCGACCATTTTTCGTGTTTTTGGAGGAATATATGCGCCAAAGGTATCTGCAGCTTGAAGCAAGATAGATGCACCATTCATCGCAAATTGGGCAGTTCTTATCATCTCCCTTTTTTGAACGGCTGCCTCAAGCATTTCTTTTCTATGAGCCTGCTCAGGAAAAGCCCCCGAACGGATTGCCTCCAGTTGCTTTTCCGGACTTAACTCCCCAAACATCATGTCTTTAACAATATGAATTTGCTGAGCATTATTTAAAATAGCTCTTCTATTTCCCTGAACCCCACCCTGAAGTTTTTTAATCTCCTCATAATTACGTTGAACCCTACCATTTATATGATCCATTTTCCTTCCAAAAACATCTATGTTTTTTTGAAGGCTCTGTACTGCTCGATAGGTTTTCTGTTGGGT
This region includes:
- a CDS encoding transposase, coding for MYHTLSQYWNKIQGSLFPELEEELGPLTEKQMQLISILEMVRIEQFLTSSFGCVGRPPKNRPALARAFVAKSVYNMATTTALVDRLKSDLSLCQICGWEQRGQVPDESIFCRVFAEFSASELPKRVHNALIKKVYENRIIGDLSRDSTSINARERPAPKKKKSKKAKKRGRPKKGEEAPKELKRLDRQLKMTQQERLNDLPKNCDVGAKANSKGNREYWIGYKCHIDTANGDIPISCLVTSASLHDSQAAIPLAEETASKVTSLYDLMDSAYDCPQIIEHSKSLEHTPIIDVNPRRDALAKAEFKAEAKAQKTVNWKPPEKIRYNQRSSAERVNSRLKDDFGGRMIRVRGNVKVACHLMFGILALTADALLNLVR